A region from the Chrysoperla carnea chromosome 4, inChrCarn1.1, whole genome shotgun sequence genome encodes:
- the LOC123297290 gene encoding DNA topoisomerase 3-beta-1 — translation MKTVLMVAEKPSLAASLANILSNGKNSQRKGLNSACFIHEWTGTFMNMPAHYKMTSVCGHVMSLDFPGKFNNWDKVDPVELFSCPTEKKEAAPKLKMPYFLAQEAKNCDNLVLWLDCDKEGENICFEVMSAVESSMRGNVYSSTVTYRAHFSAITDKDIKAAMNNLGYPNKNEARSVDARQELDLRIGCAFTRFQTKFFQGRYGDLDASLISYGPCQTPTLGFCVQRHDAIQTFKPEPYWVLQLTVKSKDDRDIHLDWQRVRCFDKDVALMFLSLVKGHKEAKVISVTKKEKVKPRPLALNTVELMRVASSGLGMGPHHAMQVAERLYVQGYISYPRTETTSYPENFDLEGVLRQQQQSNEWGADVSEILNSGVWKPLRGKDVGDHPPITPMKLANRETLDGDSWKLYDYITRHFIGTLAKDCRYLSITATLEIGGELFTSNGKSLMDPGFTKVMHWQALAKNEIIPPFTEGEVVSIQDDKLVELQTSPPDYLTESELITLMEKHGIGTDASIPVHINNICQRSYVTVTNGRKLVPTTLGIVLVHGYQKIDPDLVLPTMRSSVEEQLNLIAHGKANFDAILQHTIEVFRQKFLYFVKNITGMDQLFEVSFSPLSASGKAHSRCGKCRRYMKYIQAKPQRLHCSHCDETYNLPQSGNIRIYKELKCPLDDFELLSWTMGNKGKSFTFCPYCYNYPPFRDMKKGSGCNSCNHPTCPQSLLSTGVANCGECEVGVLALDPSSGPKWKLTCNRCDVIIHLFEDATKVTIEEDECDCGAQLVNVEYRPEKTKLPKEATEMKGCVFCSTEFSSLVDKHKAIASRPFSAPNRARGGRGGKGARRGRPKQPKDKMAQLAAYFV, via the exons ATGAAAACTGTATTAATGGTTGCAGAAAAACCATCTCTTGCCGCTTCTTTAGCTAACATATTAAGCAATGGGAAAAATTCACAAAGAAAAG gtTTAAATTCGGCATGTTTTATTCACGAATGGACAGGAACTTTTATGAATATGCCAGCTCATTATAAAATGACATCGGTATGCGGACACGTAATGAGTTTAGATTTCCCCGGCAAATTTAATAACTGGGATAAAGTTGATCCTGTCGAATTATTTTCATGCCCAACAGAGAAAAAAGAGGCAGCACCTAAATTAAAAATGCCATATTTTTTAGCGCAGGAAGCTAAGAATTGtgataatttagttttatggTTGGATTGCGATAAGGAAGGTGAAAATATTTGCTTCGAAGTAATGAGTGCTGTAGAAAGTAGTATGCGTGGTAATGTGTACAGTAGTACAGTGACATATCGTGCACATTTCTCGGCTATTACAGATAAAGATATTAAAGCGGCAATGAATAATTTAGGGtatccaaataaaaatgaagCTCGAAGTGTGGATGCAAGACAGGAATTGGATTTAAGAATTGGCTGTGCATTTACacgttttcaaacaaaattctttCAAGGTCGCTATGGAGATTTAGACGCATCGTTAATATCGTATGGACCATGTCAAACTCCAACGTTGGGATTTTGTGTACAAAGGCATGATGCTATACAAACTTTTAAACCTGAACCGTATTGGGTTTTGCAATTAACCGTTAAATCTAAAGATGACAGAGATATTCATTTAGATTGGCAACGCGTTCGATGTTTTGATAAAGATGTTGCTTTAATGTTCTTATCTCTCGTCAAAGGGCACAAAGAAGCGAA GGTTATCAGTGTTACTAAAAAGGAAAAAGTTAAACCACGTCCATTAGCCTTGAATACTGTTGAGTTAATGCGTGTTGCTAGCTCTGGTTTAGGAATGGGACCACATCATGCTATGCAAGTAGCTGAAAGACTTTATGTTCAAGGTTATATAAGTTATCCTAGAACAGAAACTACATCTTAtccagaaaattttgatttaga aggTGTTTTACGCCAACAACAACAAAGCAACGAATGGGGCGCCGATGTATCTGAAATATTAAACAGTGGCGTTTGGAAACCATTACGCGGTAAGGATGTGGGTGACCATCCTCCCATTACACCGATGAAGTTAGCGAACAGAGAAACATTAGATGGGGATTCATGGAAATTATACGATTACATTACTAGACACTTTATCGGAACTTTAGCGAAAGATTGTCGATATTTAAGTATTACAGCAACCTTAGAAATTGGTGGTGAATTGTTTACAAGCAACGGAAAAAGTCTAATGGATCCAGGCTTTACGAAAGTAATGCATTGGCAGGCATtagcaaaaaatgaaataattccaCCATTTACCGAAGGTGAAGTTGTTTCTATACAAGATGATAAGTTAGTTGAATTACAAACGTCACCACCGGATTATCTAACGGAATCTGAATTAATTACGTTGATGGAAAAACATGGTATTGGAACTGATGCTTCTATTCCtgttcatataaataatatatgccAACGAAGTTATGTGACTGTCACAAATGGTCGTAAACTTGTTCCTACAACTTTAGGAATTGTTTTGGTTCATGGATATCAAAag ATTGATCCAGATTTAGTATTACCAACAATGCGTTCATCAGTTGaagaacaattaaatttaattgctcATGGTAAAGCGAATTTCGATGCGATTTTACAACATACAATCGAAGTAtttcgacaaaaatttttatattttgtaaaaaatatcacTGGTATGGATCAATTATTTGAGGTATCATTTTCACCACTCTCTGCATCCGGGAAAGCACATTCACGATGCGGTAAATGTCGacgatatatgaaatatattcaaGCAAAACCACAACGATTACATTGTTCACATTGTGATGAAACTTATAATTTACCACAAAGTGGTAACATACGAATTTATAAGGAATTAAAATGTCCATTAGATGATTTTGAATTGTTATCATGGACCATGGGTAACAAAGGGAAAAGTTTTACATTTTGTCCATACTGTTATAATTATCCACCGTTTAGAGATATGAAAAAGGGTAGCGGATGTAATAGTTGTAATCATCCAACGTGTCCACAATCGTTGCTTAGTACAGGAGTAGCTAATTGTGGGGAATGTGAAGTTGGTGTACTTGCATTGGATCCTTCATCTGGACCAAAATGGAAACTTACATGTAATAG ATGTGACGTTATCATACACTTATTTGAAGACGCTACAAAAGTAACAATCGAAGAAGATGAATGTGATTGTGGGGCACAATTAGTGAATGTTGAATATCGtccagaaaaaacaaaattaccaaAAGAAGCAACAGAAATGAAAGGATGTGTATTTTGTTCAACAGAATTCTCATCATTGGTTGACAAACATAAGGCAATTGCATCTCGACCATTTTCCGCACCGAATCGTGCACGTGGTGGTCGTGGTGGTAAAGGTGCTCGACGTGGTCGACCAAAACAACCAAAAGATAAAATGGCTCAATTGGCTGCATATTttgtatag
- the LOC123297576 gene encoding ADP-ribose pyrophosphatase, mitochondrial, whose product MKLVNVLCLLNMTHIKCRNGVYLFSNIARLTVPDELVSWDQEWLDYNPPNYTSKGVFNKPWADPDLTDLDFKPKWNEQDGPVNRVSYTSCYKIENGYPLNPIGRTGLRGRGLLGKWGPNHAADPIVTRWKRDFKNSIVVDSDTSKPILQFCAIQRRDTKEWAIPGGMVDSGEKVSETLRREFQEEALNSLEATEEEKIKLNEMIADFFKNGQKIYEGYVDDPRNTDNSWMETVAYNFHDDCGTSVGKFPLQAGDDASKVQWMDISRNLNLYASHLNFIKMVCEKYSAHW is encoded by the exons ATGAAACTTGTAAATGTTCTTTGCTTGTTAAATATGACACACATAAAATGCCGTAATGGTGTTTACTTATTCAGTAACATAGCTCGACTTACTGTTCCCGATGAATTAGTATCATGGGACCAGGAATGGTTAGATTACAATCCTCCTAATTATACATCTAAAGGAGTTTTCAATAAACCATGGGCTGACCCAGATCTAACCGATTTAGATTTTAAGCCTAAATGGAATGAACAAGATGGCCCAGTAAATCGAGTCAGCTACACATcttgttataaaattgaaaatggttaCCCATTAAATCCAATCGGTAGGACTGGATTGCGAGGACGCGGTTTATTAGGTAAATGGGGTCCTAATCATGCAGCTGATCCAATTGTAACTCGATGGAAACGTGATTTCAAAAACAGTATTGTGGTCGATTCGGATACTTCGAA GCCAATTTTACAATTCTGCGCAATTCAACGGCGTGATACTAAGGAATGGGCTATTCCAGGTGGTATGGTCGATAGTGGTGAAAAAGTTAGTGAAACTTTACGAAGAGAATTCCAAGAAGAAGCGTTAAATAGTTTAGAAGCAACTGAAg aggaaaagataaaattaaatgaaatgataGCAGATTTTTTCAAGAATGGACAAAAAATCTATGAAGGATACGTTGATGATCCAAGAAATACTGATAATTCATGGATGGAAACGGTTGCTTATAATTTTCATGATGATTGCGGTACATCTGTTGGAAAATTTCCTTTACAAGCAGGAGATGATGCAAGTAAAGTACAGTGGATGGATATAAGCaggaatttaaatttgtatgcaagtcatttgaattttataaaaatggtttGTGAAAAATATTCTGCTCATTGGTGA